AGGATGAGGGTTTTGGAGTGAAGCTTCTCTACATTCTAAAGTCAAAGTATGACTTTCCGGAGAATGTCGTTTTGATAGATGGAGGAACGGCCGGTATTTTTCTCTCTCCCGAAATAGATTACCTTGACAAACTCTTAATAGTTGATGTCGTAAAGGCTAAGGGGAAACCGGGAGATATTAGGATTTACAATAAGGAGGATTTCTTCATCGATAGGCTTCCCCTAAAACTATCTCCCCACCAGCTCGGTCTTCAGGAGGTGTTGCTTTTAAACGAAATAAAGGGAACTTGCCCGGAAGAGGTTAAACTGATTGGAATTATTCCAAAGGCCCTTGAAACCGGAACTGAACTGTCTCCTGAAATTGAGGAGAAATTAACTGAGGTTGAAAAACTGGTCTTGGAAACGCTGAGGGACTGGGGAGTTGAACCTAAATTAAAGGAAGTACCGGAGGACCCAAACATCTGGTGGGAAAAGAAGGTAAAGGAGGCTTAAATGTGTGTTGGCGTTCCAATGAAAATTGTTGAAATCGACTATCCAATGGCCGTTGCAGAGGCAAAAGGGGTTAGGAGAACGGTCAGTTTAATGCTCCTTCCTGAGAATGAGGTCAAAATTGGAGACTACGTAATGGTTCACGTTGGAAATGCTATAGAAAAAATCGATGAAAGAGAAGCTGAAGAAGTATGGAAGGCACTCGATGAGGTCTTAGAGATTTTAGAAAAAGGAGAAGGTTAATGCATGAAACCTCTATAGCAATGGGGCTAATTGAATCCTTAAACCAAATGGCAGAAAGGGAAAAAGCAAAGAGAGTTACAAAGGTAAATGTGAGAATAGGAAAGCTTTCCGGAATTGTTGTTGACTCCTTTGTTTTTGCATTTAATGCTTTAAAGGGACAGTTCCCGAAATTAAAGGATACGGAGCTCTGTGTAGAGGAGGTTCCCATTAGGTACCGCTGTAAATCCTGCGGTGAGGAGTTTGAAGTTGAAAGTGTATTCTTTCCTGAGTGTCCTAAGTGTGGCTCTATTGACCTTGAAATGCTCTCTGGAGAAGAACTTGAAGTAATCAATGCAGAAATAGAGGTTTAAATGAAAGTAAAGAAAATCTTCAATGGTAGTTTTGCCTACTACTACGAGAACGTAATAAACAGAATTTCAAGCTCCATACAAGTTAACAGATGGAGAAAGAAACTTGTGGATGGCGCTCTTTCTATTAACCCTTCACCTCACTTGGTTGTCGATTTTTGCTCGGGAGCTGGGAATATTGGGGAGTTTCTCTTAAAGAGAGCTCCAAAAACCAAACTTGTCAACTGTGACATCAGTAAACCATTACTTCTCATGGCAAAAAGAAAACTTAATGGAAAGGCGCTCTACGTCTGCTCGGATAACAGATTTTTTCCTATCAAGGGAGAATCTGTAGATATTGTCTTTTCCTCCTTCTGTGTTAGGAACTCTCCAGAACCAGAAAAAACATTAGAGGAAGTAAAGGGAGTTTTAAAAACAGGGGGAGTTTTTGCAGTTCTTGATTTCTTTAAACCCGAGGAAAAAAACGGTTCATTTAACCTTAATAGGTGTATTTTTAACCAGTTTATGAAAATCAATACATTACTTTCCAATGCAAATAGAGAAGCTATCAATTACCTATTTGAATCTATAGAAAACTTTTGCAGTGTAAGTGAATTTATGAAAATTCTAAGAATGTATGGCTTCACTATTAAAAAAGTTGAGAACTTTATGGGAGACGTTGCAACAAATATCATTGCAGTAAAAGGAGGAGAAAATGTGTGATGTATGTGGATGTGGAAACCACGAGCACAGTGAAAACAACCTTGTAGTCTCTGATGATAGCGCAAGGAAGAATGTAGAGATAAAAAAGAGCCTTCTAAGTGAAAACGACAGAGTAGCAGAATCCAACAGAAAACACTTTGATGAACACGGAATTCTTGCCATTAACCTTATTAGCTCTCCAGGGTCTGGTAAAACTACTCTCCTTGAAAGGACAATAGAGGCTTTGAAGGATGAGATTAGTATTGGGGTTCTCGAAGGAGATATTGAAACAGAAAGGGATGCAGAGAGAGTAAGAGCCAAAGGAGCAGCTGCTGTTCAGCTTACAACAGGAGGAGCATGTCACTTGGAAGCTCCCCTCG
The Balnearium lithotrophicum DNA segment above includes these coding regions:
- a CDS encoding hydrogenase maturation nickel metallochaperone HypA; this translates as MHETSIAMGLIESLNQMAEREKAKRVTKVNVRIGKLSGIVVDSFVFAFNALKGQFPKLKDTELCVEEVPIRYRCKSCGEEFEVESVFFPECPKCGSIDLEMLSGEELEVINAEIEV
- a CDS encoding class I SAM-dependent methyltransferase, with the protein product MKVKKIFNGSFAYYYENVINRISSSIQVNRWRKKLVDGALSINPSPHLVVDFCSGAGNIGEFLLKRAPKTKLVNCDISKPLLLMAKRKLNGKALYVCSDNRFFPIKGESVDIVFSSFCVRNSPEPEKTLEEVKGVLKTGGVFAVLDFFKPEEKNGSFNLNRCIFNQFMKINTLLSNANREAINYLFESIENFCSVSEFMKILRMYGFTIKKVENFMGDVATNIIAVKGGENV
- a CDS encoding HypC/HybG/HupF family hydrogenase formation chaperone, with the protein product MCVGVPMKIVEIDYPMAVAEAKGVRRTVSLMLLPENEVKIGDYVMVHVGNAIEKIDEREAEEVWKALDEVLEILEKGEG
- a CDS encoding HyaD/HybD family hydrogenase maturation endopeptidase: MKIGIMGVGNVLLKDEGFGVKLLYILKSKYDFPENVVLIDGGTAGIFLSPEIDYLDKLLIVDVVKAKGKPGDIRIYNKEDFFIDRLPLKLSPHQLGLQEVLLLNEIKGTCPEEVKLIGIIPKALETGTELSPEIEEKLTEVEKLVLETLRDWGVEPKLKEVPEDPNIWWEKKVKEA